CGATGGAACGTAAAGGAGCTTCCAAACGGCTAATATTAGAGCTAAAGCCACGGAAATCACTATTAAAGCTATTAAGCCATAAGATAGTGGATCTCCTGGGTTAGCTGTGTGAGCTACATCCACAGTCATTATGCCGTAGATGGACCAGGGCTTCCTCCCCATCTCCCTGACGGCCCATCCTAGGAAACTTATGATATGGGCCACTATAGGGGTCAGAATGTTTATTTTGAGCAGAGCTGGTGAAAGGCTTCCTCTCATGACTAATATCGCTGAGATCAAAGCATATAGACCTAAGAGAATGCTTAAGCCAGTCTTGAAGTAGTATAGGTAGTGCAGCATGAGAGGAGGCCTGCAGTCGAGTGCAGCTCCAGCTAGCGTACAATAATCCTGGGGTATCGAATCGTAATCAGGCAGTTTAGCTTCGAAGCTCCCATAAGCTATGAAACTCATGATCCTCTCGATTCCTAGAGATCTGCTGAAGCTGAATATCCCCTTACTAGTACCTTCCATTGCAGCCAATTTCTCGGGATTGTATGAGGCTATCTCAGTCCCTATGATGTGCCCGAAAACGAGTCCTTGAACAGCTATGAAGATCAAGCCCAGGAAGATCCCCAGCTTCATTCCACTGGCATAATAGACTTTCTTCTTATTGCTCCTAGATCTTAGGAGTAGCAGGGAGTAGCCCCCGAATATAGTGAATCCCGTCACTGTGATCGCTGCCCCCAGGGCATGCAATATGCTTCCGGCGTAAACCGGGGAGAGGAAGGTGACCATAGTATATCCAACGCTCTTAACAGTGTTAGTCAGTATTTTATCGACGATATCCTTCACGAGGAGATCCTTAACGCTTCCGAGGGCCTCTTCCTTTATTACGAGTGAGAGTACGCTATCCCCTACTCTGACGTTACTCCAGGACTCACTCGCGAGCTTGGATACTATCTTAGATGGGAGTAGGACAGCGACGCCTTCATTTCTCTCTCCCAGAACTTCCATGCCGAGAGATAAGAGCTTGTTCACATCCAATACGCTTACTATCTCCTTGGGGACTACTAGGAGGACCTTTGGATATCCCTTATCGTACTTCCATCCGCTCATCGGATCATATGAAGCCTGTATCCCAGTGGGGGCAACCATGTAACTGTTCACGCTCATTATGAGGGCTCCTGAAAGCCAGGCTCCTGTTAAAGCTAGGAATGCTAAGATCAGCCTCCCCCTAACTCCTATCTTCTTCCATCCGAACACTAAGAAGTATATGAAGGTTATCTCTATGAGGAAGGCGAAGATCTCAGCGTAGAGGGGGAAGAATATGTATCTGCCAGCAGCCTCGAGTAAGTTGGGCCATATTAAAACCAAACCGAACTCGCTCAATGTCCCGCTAGCAGCTCCTACCGCGAATATTATGCCCAATGCCTTCGTCATGGTCCTGGCCATCTCATTCCACTTCTCATCCCTTCTCCTCGCGTAGAGCAGTAGCGAGAGGATTATGAAGAGGGGCAAGCCGAGGACGTACTGCAATATGATCCAGTGGAGCTCTATCCCTATGATGGACAGTATCCTATCTAGGGGAGCGGGGTAACCTAACCATTGACCAATGAGGTCCAATAAATCACCCCCAGAGTTTTAATGCAGTCTACATCCAGATTTTTTTATAAATTTTATGGTTATAATAATTAACTGCAGCTATAGTACGATTTTCAGTAATAATCGTTAGGTGCTTCACCGCTAATAGAAACGAAAACTTAGAAATACGAGCGTTATTATGTCAAGAATATTTTAATAACCTCATCTATAGAAACTCATCATTACTGCCATAATTCAGAGCCCGGAAAGATTAAAAGGTGCATTGGAGGATAGTTCTGATGGTTATGCACCTAACGGAGCTCTTGGATAGAGTTGAGGTCGGGAGATTCCACTACAAGATACTATTGACCTCCTCCCTAATTTACGGCCTCACTGGGATGAATGTGATGCTCATCGCATCTTTGGTACGCCCCATAGCTAGGGAATGGGGACTTGATACGATCACAGTGGGCTATCTGTTGAGCGTAGGTTATCTCGGTATGTTCCTAGGCGCTCTACTATTCGGCAGGTTAGCTGATGTTATA
The sequence above is drawn from the Candidatus Korarchaeum cryptofilum OPF8 genome and encodes:
- a CDS encoding cytochrome ubiquinol oxidase subunit I, which translates into the protein MDLIGQWLGYPAPLDRILSIIGIELHWIILQYVLGLPLFIILSLLLYARRRDEKWNEMARTMTKALGIIFAVGAASGTLSEFGLVLIWPNLLEAAGRYIFFPLYAEIFAFLIEITFIYFLVFGWKKIGVRGRLILAFLALTGAWLSGALIMSVNSYMVAPTGIQASYDPMSGWKYDKGYPKVLLVVPKEIVSVLDVNKLLSLGMEVLGERNEGVAVLLPSKIVSKLASESWSNVRVGDSVLSLVIKEEALGSVKDLLVKDIVDKILTNTVKSVGYTMVTFLSPVYAGSILHALGAAITVTGFTIFGGYSLLLLRSRSNKKKVYYASGMKLGIFLGLIFIAVQGLVFGHIIGTEIASYNPEKLAAMEGTSKGIFSFSRSLGIERIMSFIAYGSFEAKLPDYDSIPQDYCTLAGAALDCRPPLMLHYLYYFKTGLSILLGLYALISAILVMRGSLSPALLKINILTPIVAHIISFLGWAVREMGRKPWSIYGIMTVDVAHTANPGDPLSYGLIALIVISVALALILAVWKLLYVPSVREV